A part of Gemmatimonas groenlandica genomic DNA contains:
- a CDS encoding O-antigen ligase family protein: MTAVMIPTIVIDRTSKLARVARHVGALVAVAFLFSGFSTWAFNTGALPLPPLAFMLVVLACAGAALLLEPARVGGARVKIWSAASACFAMLAFLWSSGSEVALQEAQTRTLSAMLLVGFSLLMADASTRTLTRRAIAVCTLLTVAINVWEITHPMTFSMALGRSASFYVNPNIAGAALVSGMLLAFPVVPARLREAFVLLVGAGVFLTLSRGALLCFGIVVAVLLASRMLRVKRLSLLSGGSTLLVASVMGAMMASGELSYLSGGAERFVKQRLGIGSREEFSADVSASSRSQLAMHALDMFGDRPLTGYGTGATVEWNEPESTHNIYVRHLAEYGVLGALLMPALLLLAWPRHRQRASRVYHGAAQAFVTFVALWGLFSHNVADDTFVLIGLALITALPDQHDPESVP, encoded by the coding sequence ATGACCGCCGTCATGATTCCCACGATCGTCATCGACCGCACCTCGAAGCTGGCACGTGTCGCCCGACACGTCGGTGCGTTGGTGGCAGTTGCCTTTCTGTTCTCAGGCTTCAGCACGTGGGCCTTCAACACCGGGGCGCTTCCGCTCCCACCACTGGCGTTCATGCTGGTGGTGCTCGCCTGCGCCGGCGCCGCGCTGCTGCTCGAACCGGCGCGAGTTGGCGGCGCGCGCGTGAAGATCTGGAGCGCCGCGAGTGCGTGTTTCGCCATGCTCGCCTTTCTCTGGTCTTCGGGCAGTGAAGTGGCACTGCAGGAGGCGCAGACGCGCACGCTGTCAGCCATGCTGCTGGTGGGATTCTCGCTGCTGATGGCCGATGCCTCAACGCGGACGCTCACGCGCCGCGCCATTGCGGTATGCACCCTGCTTACGGTGGCGATCAACGTCTGGGAGATCACGCACCCGATGACGTTCAGTATGGCGCTCGGTCGATCGGCCAGCTTCTACGTCAACCCGAACATTGCCGGCGCCGCACTCGTGAGCGGCATGCTGCTGGCCTTCCCGGTTGTGCCGGCGCGCCTGCGCGAGGCCTTTGTGCTGCTCGTCGGCGCCGGCGTCTTTCTCACGCTGTCGCGTGGTGCCCTACTCTGCTTCGGCATCGTCGTCGCTGTGCTGCTTGCTTCGCGCATGCTGCGCGTGAAGCGTCTGTCCTTGCTGTCCGGCGGCAGCACGCTACTTGTCGCGTCGGTGATGGGCGCGATGATGGCCAGCGGAGAGCTGAGCTACCTGAGCGGTGGCGCCGAGCGCTTCGTGAAGCAACGACTCGGCATCGGGTCGCGTGAAGAATTCAGTGCGGATGTCAGTGCCTCGTCGCGTTCACAGCTGGCGATGCACGCCCTCGATATGTTCGGCGATCGTCCGCTCACCGGGTACGGCACCGGAGCCACGGTCGAGTGGAACGAACCCGAGTCTACGCACAACATCTATGTCCGGCACCTCGCCGAGTACGGTGTGCTTGGGGCGCTGTTGATGCCTGCGCTGCTCTTGCTGGCGTGGCCGCGTCACCGGCAACGTGCGTCCCGTGTGTACCACGGCGCGGCGCAAGCCTTCGTCACCTTCGTGGCCCTCTGGGGGCTGTTCTCGCATAACGTCGCCGACGACACCTTCGTGTTGATCGGCCTTGCGCTCATCACCGCCCTCCCGGATCAGCACGATCCCGAGTCTGTGCCATGA
- a CDS encoding glycosyltransferase family 4 protein: protein MIASLGSGGAERVMLSLCTAWAARGDTVTLFTFDDGRQDFHAVPDGVTRVALDIAGVSSSPIGAIRANAARLRTLRRALRSVVLDVIVSFTDRTNVSTLLAARGLGVPVVISERIDPRRHDIGTAWSALRRLTYRGATALVVQTERVRSWAETHVSASRVHVIGNPLREVAAPPVTAGNRAATIAAVGRLVPQKGFDNLLRAFALVHRSHPAWRLVISGEGPLRASLEAQVRELGLDAVVSLPGRTSAVDEVLAGSAVFVLSSRYEGFPNVLLEAMACGCACVATDCDSGPSDLLEHDDVGLLVPVDDAVALAGAMTRVLDDPALRSRLGDSARVSTQRFAPARMLQAWDNVFVASRRRAA from the coding sequence GTGATTGCATCGCTTGGATCGGGTGGCGCCGAGCGCGTCATGTTGTCGCTGTGCACCGCGTGGGCGGCGCGCGGCGACACCGTCACGTTGTTCACGTTCGATGACGGGCGGCAGGACTTCCACGCGGTACCAGACGGCGTCACGCGCGTAGCGCTCGACATCGCCGGCGTGAGCTCGTCGCCAATTGGAGCCATCCGCGCTAACGCCGCGCGACTGCGCACACTGCGACGTGCCCTGCGCAGCGTTGTCCTCGATGTCATCGTGAGCTTCACCGACCGCACCAATGTGAGCACGCTGCTTGCTGCGCGTGGGCTTGGCGTTCCCGTCGTGATCTCAGAGCGCATCGATCCGCGACGGCACGACATCGGCACCGCGTGGTCGGCCCTGCGACGCCTTACCTATCGTGGGGCGACCGCCTTGGTCGTGCAGACGGAGCGCGTGCGCTCGTGGGCGGAGACGCACGTCTCAGCTTCCCGCGTGCACGTGATCGGCAATCCGCTGCGCGAGGTCGCCGCGCCGCCGGTCACCGCCGGCAACCGTGCTGCGACGATCGCTGCCGTGGGGCGATTGGTGCCGCAGAAGGGGTTCGACAACCTACTCCGTGCCTTTGCACTCGTGCACCGCTCACACCCGGCGTGGCGTCTGGTGATCAGCGGTGAAGGGCCGCTGCGCGCGTCGCTGGAAGCGCAGGTACGGGAGCTCGGGCTGGATGCCGTGGTGTCACTCCCTGGCCGGACGTCAGCGGTGGACGAGGTACTGGCCGGATCGGCGGTGTTCGTGCTGTCATCGCGCTACGAGGGCTTCCCGAACGTACTGCTCGAAGCCATGGCCTGCGGCTGCGCCTGTGTTGCGACCGACTGCGACTCCGGGCCGTCGGACCTGCTGGAGCACGATGACGTCGGGTTGCTCGTGCCGGTGGATGACGCCGTCGCGCTCGCCGGTGCCATGACGCGCGTGCTGGATGATCCGGCGCTCCGGAGTCGCCTCGGTGACTCGGCGCGCGTGTCGACGCAGCGATTCGCACCGGCGCGTATGCTGCAAGCGTGGGACAACGTGTTCGTTGCCTCGCGGAGGCGCGCCGCATGA
- a CDS encoding glycosyltransferase — MMLRSDASPRLLHIITGLGTGGAEASLVRVIRGAEDPSRHAVVSLTTRGTRADELEAMGVRVWALGLARGHASWQALHDLRSIARDVRADVVQGWMYHASLAASLLSMTSHERWPVLWNVRHALDAWDAEPRKLRWLIQLMARFSSHPKAVIYNSSRAARQHEALGYAAARTVVIPNGVDAERFKPDTASRAATRVSLGLPANAVVIGMAARVDPLKDHDTFLRVAAYLAVRNSSVHFLLVGTGTEAGSAAQPSALDAAMAQRVSEVPALAGRVVRCGERRDMPAVYNACDIVMLTSRSEGSPNAVAEAMSCGVPCVVTDVGDAAQLVGQSGDVAAVGDVIALAEAAFRLVNHGEERAERGRLATARIHAHYTAPLECTAYARLWASTSAGAVSVQWHGASPAKRAPRVLVVTTISTTLDAFLLPFADHFRARGWQVDALAAGATSHPGLAARYDRLFDASWQRRVGGAGHAWRTLCAIWGAPRQVRAIVADGAYDLVHVHTPIAAWITRFALRDRAPSTKVIYTAHGFHAYPGASRLRNVLFRVVERRAAAWTDYLVVINADDFALATRDRLAPNDRIVQHPGIGVDTRHYRAASAVDRRTMRHTLGFSEGQSLVAVVAEFNRNKRQADVIEALALLAKRATTMPTILFLGDGPRRATIESLAVARGVSEHVRFLGHCRDVAAVVASTDALLLPSQREGLPRCLLEAMAMRVPVITSDARGSRDLVAQGRGRSYRTGHVAELADALADLLRQPSDARARADRAAEWIEREAALTHVLTLHDQLYEAALRGIALDVDRSGAAEPSAEVHGRAA; from the coding sequence ATGATGCTCCGGTCCGACGCGTCGCCACGTCTCCTGCATATCATCACCGGCCTTGGTACCGGTGGTGCCGAGGCGAGCCTCGTCCGTGTCATTCGCGGCGCGGAGGATCCGTCGCGTCACGCCGTGGTGTCGCTGACGACACGTGGCACCAGAGCGGACGAACTGGAGGCGATGGGCGTACGCGTCTGGGCACTCGGGCTCGCGCGCGGACACGCCTCGTGGCAGGCGTTGCACGACCTGCGGTCGATCGCGCGCGACGTACGGGCTGATGTGGTTCAGGGATGGATGTACCACGCGAGCCTTGCCGCCTCGTTGCTCTCGATGACAAGTCACGAGCGGTGGCCGGTGCTCTGGAACGTGCGGCACGCGCTTGATGCGTGGGACGCAGAGCCACGAAAGCTCCGTTGGCTCATTCAGCTCATGGCGCGATTTTCGAGTCACCCGAAAGCGGTGATCTACAACTCGTCTCGCGCGGCGCGGCAACACGAAGCGCTCGGATATGCTGCAGCGCGCACGGTCGTGATTCCCAACGGTGTCGATGCCGAGCGCTTCAAGCCGGATACGGCGAGCAGAGCCGCCACGCGCGTGTCGCTTGGATTGCCGGCGAACGCCGTCGTCATCGGTATGGCTGCACGAGTAGATCCGCTCAAGGACCACGACACCTTTCTTCGCGTGGCCGCGTATCTCGCGGTGCGAAACTCGTCAGTCCACTTCCTGTTGGTCGGCACGGGCACCGAAGCGGGCAGCGCAGCACAGCCATCGGCGCTCGACGCGGCGATGGCGCAGCGGGTCTCCGAGGTGCCAGCCCTGGCCGGTCGCGTGGTACGCTGTGGCGAACGCCGCGACATGCCCGCCGTTTACAACGCGTGCGACATCGTGATGCTTACGTCGCGCAGTGAAGGGAGCCCCAATGCCGTGGCCGAGGCGATGAGCTGCGGCGTGCCCTGTGTTGTCACCGACGTGGGCGACGCGGCGCAACTCGTTGGTCAGAGTGGAGACGTCGCCGCAGTCGGAGATGTCATCGCGTTGGCTGAGGCGGCGTTCCGTCTCGTAAACCACGGGGAGGAGCGCGCGGAGCGCGGGCGACTGGCGACGGCACGCATCCACGCGCACTACACGGCCCCCCTCGAGTGCACGGCGTATGCACGCCTGTGGGCCTCGACGAGCGCCGGCGCGGTATCGGTGCAGTGGCACGGTGCATCGCCCGCCAAGCGCGCACCACGCGTGCTGGTGGTGACCACCATCAGCACGACGCTGGATGCGTTCCTATTGCCCTTCGCCGATCACTTCCGTGCGCGCGGATGGCAGGTGGACGCACTGGCGGCGGGCGCCACGTCGCACCCCGGACTCGCTGCCCGATACGATCGCCTCTTCGACGCCTCATGGCAGCGTCGCGTGGGCGGCGCAGGGCATGCGTGGCGTACGCTGTGTGCGATCTGGGGCGCGCCACGACAGGTGCGCGCCATCGTGGCCGATGGCGCATACGATCTCGTGCATGTGCATACGCCGATCGCGGCGTGGATCACGCGTTTCGCACTGCGCGATCGCGCACCGTCCACGAAGGTGATCTACACGGCGCACGGCTTTCACGCGTATCCGGGCGCGAGTCGGTTGCGCAACGTGCTGTTCCGAGTGGTCGAGCGTCGGGCGGCCGCCTGGACCGACTATCTGGTAGTCATAAATGCCGACGACTTCGCGCTGGCGACGCGCGATCGTCTGGCGCCGAACGACCGGATTGTGCAGCACCCCGGTATCGGCGTTGACACCCGGCATTATCGTGCCGCGTCGGCCGTCGATCGGCGTACCATGCGGCATACGCTCGGTTTCAGCGAAGGCCAGTCGCTCGTTGCCGTCGTGGCGGAGTTCAACCGCAACAAGCGTCAAGCGGACGTGATCGAAGCGCTCGCATTGCTCGCCAAACGGGCGACGACGATGCCGACGATACTGTTTCTCGGCGACGGCCCGCGTCGCGCCACGATTGAGTCCCTTGCCGTCGCACGTGGTGTATCGGAGCACGTGCGCTTCCTGGGCCATTGTCGCGATGTGGCCGCCGTCGTGGCCAGCACGGATGCGCTGCTGCTGCCGTCTCAGCGCGAAGGCCTCCCACGCTGCCTGCTCGAGGCCATGGCAATGCGCGTACCGGTGATTACGTCCGACGCCCGCGGATCGCGTGATCTCGTGGCACAGGGACGTGGCAGGAGCTATCGCACCGGTCATGTCGCCGAACTGGCGGACGCGCTGGCCGATCTGCTGCGACAGCCATCGGACGCGCGCGCGCGCGCTGACCGTGCCGCTGAGTGGATCGAGCGGGAGGCGGCGCTGACACACGTCCTGACGCTCCACGACCAGTTGTACGAGGCCGCACTGCGTGGTATCGCCCTGGATGTCGATCGATCGGGCGCGGCGGAGCCAAGCGCAGAAGTTCACGGACGGGCGGCGTGA
- a CDS encoding DegT/DnrJ/EryC1/StrS family aminotransferase, producing MHERIYLSPPHLGEREEQLVLEAFRTNWIAPLGPHVDAFEQELCAYTGAAHGVALSSGTAALHLALEALGIGAGDEVWVSSLTFAASVFPVRYVGAVPVFVDADASSWNMDPALLVEALQDAARRNALPRAVVLVHLYGQCADVRPIADACAAHSVLLIEDAAEALGATYDGRAAGTFGDVGFYSFNGNKIITTSGGGMLVTPHAHVAQRVRALATQAREPVPHYEHRHVGYNYRLSNVLAGIGRGQLEQLDARVAARRAVFDRYRVSIGALPGIALMPEATYGRSGMRSTRWLTTLTIDAARFGADFETVRLALEAQQIEARPVWKPMHQQPVFAGCRVIGGHVSDALFATGLCLPSGSSLTVAQQDRVIDIVRSCAGVGIPQTRSAAA from the coding sequence ATGCATGAACGCATCTATCTCTCGCCGCCGCATCTCGGCGAGCGCGAAGAACAATTGGTGCTCGAGGCGTTCCGGACGAACTGGATCGCGCCACTCGGTCCGCACGTGGATGCGTTCGAGCAGGAGCTCTGCGCGTATACCGGCGCCGCGCATGGCGTAGCCCTCAGTTCCGGCACGGCGGCGCTACATCTCGCGCTCGAAGCGCTCGGCATCGGCGCCGGTGATGAAGTGTGGGTCAGCTCGCTGACCTTTGCCGCATCGGTGTTCCCCGTGCGCTACGTCGGCGCGGTGCCGGTGTTTGTCGATGCGGACGCCAGCTCGTGGAATATGGACCCTGCGCTGTTGGTGGAGGCGTTGCAGGACGCGGCACGACGCAATGCGCTTCCACGCGCGGTGGTGCTGGTGCATCTGTACGGGCAGTGCGCCGACGTGCGGCCGATTGCCGACGCCTGCGCCGCCCACAGCGTGCTACTGATCGAGGATGCGGCCGAAGCGCTCGGTGCGACGTATGACGGTCGCGCCGCCGGCACGTTCGGCGATGTCGGCTTCTACTCGTTCAACGGCAACAAGATCATCACGACGTCGGGCGGTGGTATGCTGGTCACACCGCATGCCCATGTGGCGCAACGTGTGCGCGCGCTGGCCACGCAGGCACGCGAGCCGGTGCCGCACTACGAGCACCGTCACGTAGGCTACAACTATCGGCTCAGCAACGTGTTGGCCGGTATCGGTCGCGGACAGCTCGAACAGCTCGACGCACGCGTTGCCGCTCGACGGGCCGTCTTCGACCGCTACCGCGTGAGTATCGGTGCGTTGCCAGGCATCGCGCTCATGCCCGAGGCCACGTACGGCCGCAGCGGCATGCGCTCCACGCGGTGGCTCACCACGCTCACGATCGACGCCGCGCGCTTTGGGGCCGATTTCGAGACGGTGCGGCTGGCCCTCGAGGCGCAGCAGATCGAAGCGCGGCCTGTATGGAAGCCGATGCATCAGCAGCCGGTGTTCGCGGGCTGTCGCGTGATCGGCGGCCACGTGTCCGATGCGCTCTTCGCGACAGGACTCTGCCTGCCGAGTGGCTCCTCGCTCACGGTCGCACAACAGGATCGCGTGATCGACATCGTGCGATCATGCGCCGGAGTCGGAATCCCCCAGACGAGAAGCGCCGCGGCGTGA
- a CDS encoding sugar transferase codes for MIKRTLDIVIAASVLLIASPLLLIVALAVRVNLGTPVLFRQRRPGLHGRPFTMVKFRTMRDAVGRDGRPLPDADRLTPFGKLLRSTSLDEVPELWNVLRGDMSLVGPRPLLMEYLDRYTPEQARRHESRPGVTGWAQVHGRNAVSWEERFRLDVWYVEHQSLTLDLQILMRTFTTVLRRTGVSAKGEATMATFEGKAR; via the coding sequence ATGATCAAGCGCACGCTCGACATCGTCATCGCCGCGTCGGTACTGCTCATCGCCTCGCCGCTGCTGCTGATCGTGGCGCTCGCGGTGCGCGTGAACCTGGGCACTCCGGTGTTGTTCCGCCAACGGCGCCCGGGGCTGCACGGCCGTCCGTTCACGATGGTCAAGTTCCGCACGATGCGCGATGCGGTCGGCCGCGACGGTCGTCCGTTGCCGGATGCGGATCGTCTCACGCCATTCGGGAAGCTGCTGCGCTCTACGAGTCTCGATGAAGTGCCGGAACTGTGGAACGTGCTACGTGGTGACATGTCCTTGGTTGGCCCACGTCCGCTGCTGATGGAGTATCTCGATCGCTATACCCCCGAGCAGGCCCGTCGTCACGAGTCACGCCCGGGCGTGACCGGATGGGCGCAGGTGCATGGACGCAACGCGGTCTCGTGGGAAGAGCGATTCCGCCTCGACGTGTGGTATGTCGAGCATCAGTCGCTCACGCTCGACCTGCAGATTCTCATGCGCACATTCACGACGGTGCTGCGGCGTACGGGCGTGAGCGCCAAGGGAGAAGCCACGATGGCGACCTTCGAGGGGAAGGCGCGATGA
- the murJ gene encoding murein biosynthesis integral membrane protein MurJ encodes MRGLLRAAFAVGGLTAAVKLVALLKDGLVAAQFGNGAALDAFLLALVIPTFLISVAAGTLPAALTPAYIAQREHRGTLSAMLLAGAVLRRSYRWLVVLSGVAAIASLLLGWLPGARLDAETRAMLPLLALVLAPFTLLQGLCAAWSGLLAAEGAYGASAFAPIAQPLGIAVGIVLVPDPTVWTLVAGLLAGTLVQAGWLAWALRSRGLSIRGVSMSHVPHDERTALSAALDRVRVQYLPAVAGAILMSATTLVDQTMAAWLPVGSVSALGYGTKVSSVLMTVGAMALSTTLLPHLSALVARAEWTALRELERRLRWLLLGTTIPVTIALVLFSAPIVQLLFERGAFSAAETATVSRVQAAYLLQVPGHLLGILYVRLISALQANRLLTIGSAINLVVNIALNVVFMRRYGVAGIALSTAAVYAVSCAYLAVVAHRRLRAAEAESRHAVQPGSKPPLTRVAEASCASAA; translated from the coding sequence ATGCGCGGCCTGCTTCGTGCCGCGTTCGCGGTTGGCGGACTGACGGCTGCGGTGAAGCTCGTGGCGTTGCTCAAGGACGGTCTCGTGGCCGCGCAGTTCGGCAACGGCGCTGCCCTCGATGCGTTTCTGCTTGCACTGGTCATCCCCACGTTTCTCATCAGTGTCGCCGCTGGCACGCTGCCGGCGGCGCTCACGCCCGCTTACATCGCGCAACGCGAGCATCGCGGCACCTTGTCGGCCATGCTGCTCGCCGGCGCCGTGCTGCGACGGAGCTATCGCTGGCTTGTCGTGCTCTCCGGGGTCGCCGCTATCGCGTCCCTGCTGCTCGGCTGGCTCCCCGGCGCGCGCCTCGACGCCGAAACGCGCGCCATGCTTCCGCTCCTCGCCCTGGTGCTCGCGCCGTTCACCCTGCTGCAAGGCCTTTGCGCCGCATGGAGCGGCCTGCTGGCCGCCGAGGGAGCATATGGCGCCAGCGCCTTCGCGCCGATTGCACAGCCGCTTGGCATTGCCGTCGGTATCGTCTTGGTGCCCGACCCGACGGTGTGGACGCTGGTAGCGGGCCTGCTTGCCGGTACGCTCGTGCAGGCCGGCTGGCTCGCCTGGGCGCTGCGGTCGCGCGGACTCTCGATTCGCGGCGTCTCGATGTCCCATGTTCCCCACGACGAGCGCACCGCGCTGAGCGCCGCGCTTGACCGCGTGCGTGTGCAATACCTGCCGGCGGTTGCCGGCGCGATCCTGATGAGCGCCACCACGCTGGTGGATCAGACGATGGCCGCGTGGCTGCCGGTAGGAAGCGTCTCGGCGCTCGGCTACGGCACCAAGGTCAGCTCCGTGCTCATGACCGTCGGGGCGATGGCACTCAGTACCACGCTGCTGCCGCATCTCTCGGCGCTGGTAGCGCGCGCGGAGTGGACGGCGCTGCGTGAGCTCGAACGCCGACTCCGTTGGCTGCTGCTCGGTACCACCATTCCGGTGACGATCGCGTTGGTGCTCTTCTCGGCACCGATCGTCCAGCTGCTCTTTGAGCGCGGCGCCTTCTCCGCGGCGGAAACGGCGACAGTCTCGCGGGTTCAGGCAGCGTACTTGCTGCAGGTCCCGGGACATCTGCTCGGCATTCTGTATGTGCGACTGATATCCGCGCTGCAGGCGAACCGTCTACTGACCATCGGCTCGGCGATCAATCTTGTCGTGAACATCGCCCTGAACGTGGTGTTCATGCGCCGGTACGGTGTCGCTGGCATCGCGCTCTCCACCGCCGCCGTGTACGCGGTCTCGTGCGCGTATCTCGCCGTCGTCGCACACCGGCGGTTGCGCGCAGCGGAAGCGGAGTCGCGCCACGCGGTGCAGCCCGGATCCAAGCCTCCACTCACCCGTGTCGCGGAGGCATCGTGCGCATCGGCTGCGTGA
- a CDS encoding acetyltransferase, with protein MNEIVIYGAGGLGREVAQILEDINACESRWSVRGFLSDDIALHGTISGDLPIIGSSEWVRARTTPVAVVVAVGNPALKHRLVQRVRSPLTTFPTIVHPSVVMGRRVSLGEGTVVGAGAVFTVDIRVGAFVTVGIGCTVSHDDVLCDYATLAPGVNISGNVRVGEGTDVGTGSQVIQGVSIGEWSIVGSGAVVCRDLPANVTAVGVPAKTIKERPQGWHRDKHA; from the coding sequence ATGAACGAGATCGTGATCTACGGCGCCGGCGGCCTCGGTCGTGAAGTCGCACAGATACTGGAAGACATCAATGCGTGCGAATCACGCTGGTCGGTACGCGGATTTCTTTCCGACGATATCGCGCTTCACGGCACGATCTCTGGAGACTTGCCCATTATCGGGAGTAGCGAGTGGGTGCGTGCGCGCACGACGCCGGTGGCAGTCGTGGTCGCCGTGGGCAACCCCGCTCTGAAGCATCGACTGGTGCAGCGCGTGCGAAGTCCACTCACGACGTTCCCGACCATCGTGCATCCGTCGGTCGTGATGGGACGGCGCGTCTCACTCGGCGAGGGCACCGTCGTCGGCGCGGGGGCCGTGTTCACCGTGGACATTCGGGTGGGTGCGTTCGTGACCGTCGGAATCGGCTGTACGGTCTCACATGACGATGTGCTGTGCGACTACGCCACCCTCGCGCCTGGCGTGAACATCAGTGGAAACGTCAGGGTGGGCGAAGGGACCGACGTGGGCACCGGCAGTCAGGTGATCCAGGGTGTTTCGATTGGTGAGTGGAGTATCGTCGGCTCGGGCGCGGTGGTGTGCCGCGACCTGCCGGCGAATGTGACCGCGGTCGGCGTTCCGGCCAAGACGATCAAAGAACGCCCACAGGGCTGGCATCGTGACAAGCATGCATGA
- a CDS encoding glycosyltransferase, with amino-acid sequence MNATMSDRAVTRNPSAAPSQLRVMMLLGGLGIGGAETQAIALAAGLQRDGHTVELVALADGALRPMAESLGLTLHVMPRVAGLALTAIPALTRRLSASQPQVVYAFLEVQWLLALAAVSRLPRARRPRVVLGLRTSDYDARPTQLKARVVRTLAKYSSPRADLLIANSRAGLDSYRLVVPDAPHGVVVPNGIDVTRFVPSAPSREHWRRTWSIPTDAAVVGHVGRLDPVKDHELLLRAFAVACVRDLPCHLVCVGHGDPERVDSLERIAESLGIASRVHFVGGQADASTIYPAFDILALTSRREGFPNVVAEAMSCGVPAIVTNCGASADIVSGLGEVAPVGDADAFAMGLSRLLVRRSSALAQDNRTHIVSNFSLGAAASRTAAALQSLFQVNTV; translated from the coding sequence ATGAACGCCACGATGAGCGACCGCGCAGTCACTCGGAATCCATCCGCCGCACCATCCCAATTGCGGGTGATGATGCTGCTGGGTGGACTGGGTATCGGTGGCGCCGAGACGCAGGCCATCGCACTGGCAGCCGGACTGCAGCGCGATGGTCATACGGTTGAACTCGTGGCCCTGGCAGATGGCGCCCTGCGCCCCATGGCGGAGTCTCTCGGGCTCACGCTGCATGTCATGCCGCGCGTCGCCGGTCTCGCGCTCACCGCCATACCGGCGCTGACGCGACGGCTTTCGGCATCCCAGCCGCAGGTGGTGTACGCGTTTCTGGAAGTCCAATGGCTGCTGGCGCTGGCGGCGGTCTCGCGTCTGCCAAGAGCGCGGCGCCCCCGCGTTGTGCTCGGGCTTCGCACCAGCGACTACGACGCACGTCCGACGCAGCTCAAGGCACGTGTGGTCCGGACGCTCGCCAAATACTCCTCGCCGCGCGCGGATCTCCTGATCGCCAACAGCCGCGCGGGGCTCGACAGCTACCGCCTCGTCGTGCCCGACGCACCGCATGGCGTCGTCGTGCCGAACGGCATCGATGTCACGCGGTTCGTGCCGTCGGCGCCGTCGCGCGAGCACTGGCGCCGCACCTGGTCGATTCCGACGGACGCGGCCGTAGTCGGACACGTCGGTCGTCTGGATCCGGTAAAGGATCACGAACTACTGCTCCGCGCATTTGCCGTAGCCTGCGTGCGTGACCTCCCGTGTCACCTCGTCTGCGTGGGCCATGGGGATCCAGAGCGCGTCGATTCGCTCGAGCGCATCGCCGAGTCGCTTGGCATCGCGAGTCGCGTGCACTTCGTCGGCGGTCAGGCGGACGCCAGCACGATCTATCCCGCCTTCGACATCCTCGCGTTGACATCGCGTCGCGAGGGGTTTCCGAATGTTGTGGCGGAAGCGATGTCGTGCGGAGTACCGGCCATCGTCACGAACTGTGGTGCGTCGGCAGACATCGTCTCCGGCCTCGGCGAAGTCGCACCGGTCGGTGACGCGGACGCCTTCGCCATGGGGTTGTCTCGACTGCTCGTGCGCCGCTCGTCGGCGCTCGCGCAGGACAATCGCACCCACATCGTCTCCAATTTCAGTCTCGGGGCAGCGGCATCGCGCACTGCTGCCGCCCTGCAGTCCTTGTTTCAGGTGAACACCGTATGA